One window from the genome of Candidatus Fermentibacter sp. encodes:
- a CDS encoding HDIG domain-containing protein, with protein sequence MRNKVESLFSRQLDRITDPGLRRAAVDVWVDAATGGGWSPDDLEQIPFTLLANSHGINLIQHTRAVTEGALALAEAMKGEMQLPYSINTDWLIVGGLLHDVGKLLEYERVDGTIRKSRNGACLRHPVSGSIVAGRAGLPPEIINMIACHAKEGEGAPKRIETVLIHQADFATFDPLQMMDKGLLIT encoded by the coding sequence GTGAGGAACAAGGTCGAATCCCTGTTCAGCAGGCAGCTCGACAGGATCACCGATCCCGGGCTCCGCAGGGCGGCCGTGGATGTCTGGGTCGACGCGGCCACGGGCGGCGGGTGGTCGCCCGACGACCTCGAGCAGATCCCCTTCACGCTCCTGGCCAACAGCCACGGGATCAATCTGATCCAGCACACCCGGGCCGTCACCGAAGGCGCCCTCGCGCTCGCGGAGGCGATGAAGGGCGAGATGCAGCTGCCCTACTCGATAAACACGGACTGGCTGATCGTCGGCGGTCTCCTGCACGACGTGGGCAAGCTGCTCGAGTACGAGCGCGTCGACGGAACGATCAGGAAGAGCCGGAACGGCGCCTGTCTGCGGCATCCCGTCTCGGGTTCGATAGTGGCGGGCAGGGCCGGCCTGCCCCCCGAGATCATCAACATGATCGCCTGCCACGCGAAGGAGGGTGAGGGGGCGCCCAAGAGGATCGAGACCGTGCTGATCCACCAGGCCGATTTCGCCACCTTCGATCCCCTGCAGATGATGGACAAGGGTCTCCTGATCACATAG
- a CDS encoding isocitrate/isopropylmalate family dehydrogenase — protein MRHTITVMPGDGIGRAVMKEALKVLDASGFEADYVHGDIGWEFWKAEGNALPDRTIELLEKHPVALFGAITSKPKSAADAELSPALRDQGCVYYSPIVSMRQHFGLDICKRPCRSFIGNPLNFVRRGPGGTIEEPAIDTMIFRQNTEGLYGGVEWTNPPDQVYDALMTHPKFRANFAWCPRPELAVSTRIFTRKYTSRIVREAFEYARARSIDTVYVCEKPNVIRETSGMMLKVAQDMAKAEYPGIRVSDVNIDAMTMWLTKNPEDYRVIVSGNMFGDIVSDGFAGLTGGLGFACSANIGEKVAVFEPTHGSAPKYADYPESIVNPIAMILSACMMLEHLGDNARAGRIMNAVKMVISEGRVKTYDMLKLRGCPEVLSQGAASTPGMGDAVVEALGRVDK, from the coding sequence ATGAGACACACCATCACGGTGATGCCCGGGGACGGCATCGGCAGGGCAGTGATGAAGGAGGCGCTCAAGGTGCTCGACGCCTCCGGCTTCGAGGCCGACTACGTCCACGGGGACATAGGCTGGGAGTTCTGGAAGGCCGAGGGCAACGCACTGCCGGACAGGACGATAGAGCTCCTCGAGAAGCATCCGGTGGCCCTCTTCGGTGCCATCACGTCCAAGCCCAAGTCGGCTGCGGATGCCGAGCTGTCTCCCGCCCTCAGGGACCAGGGCTGCGTCTACTACAGCCCGATCGTCTCCATGAGGCAGCACTTCGGCCTGGACATCTGCAAGCGGCCCTGCCGCTCCTTCATCGGCAATCCTCTCAACTTCGTCAGGCGCGGCCCCGGCGGTACCATCGAGGAGCCCGCGATCGACACGATGATCTTCAGGCAGAACACGGAAGGCCTCTATGGCGGAGTGGAATGGACAAACCCCCCCGACCAGGTCTACGACGCTCTGATGACGCACCCCAAGTTCAGGGCCAACTTCGCCTGGTGCCCGAGGCCCGAGCTCGCCGTCTCCACCAGGATATTCACCAGGAAGTACACCTCGAGGATCGTCCGCGAGGCCTTCGAGTACGCCAGGGCCAGGAGCATCGATACGGTCTACGTGTGCGAGAAGCCCAACGTGATACGCGAGACCTCCGGCATGATGCTCAAGGTCGCCCAGGACATGGCGAAGGCGGAGTACCCCGGCATCAGGGTGTCCGACGTGAACATCGACGCCATGACGATGTGGCTGACGAAGAACCCGGAGGACTACAGGGTGATCGTTTCCGGCAACATGTTCGGCGACATCGTGTCGGACGGCTTCGCCGGGCTCACGGGCGGGCTGGGCTTCGCCTGCAGCGCCAACATCGGCGAGAAGGTCGCAGTGTTCGAGCCCACGCACGGTTCGGCCCCGAAGTACGCCGACTATCCTGAATCCATCGTGAATCCCATCGCGATGATACTGTCCGCGTGCATGATGCTCGAGCACCTCGGCGACAACGCCAGGGCCGGCAGGATCATGAACGCCGTCAAGATGGTCATCTCCGAAGGCAGGGTGAAGACCTACGACATGCTCAAGCTGCGGGGCTGCCCGGAGGTTCTCTCACAGGGCGCCGCGAGCACTCCGGGGATGGGCGATGCTGTCGTGGAGGCTCTCGGGAGGGTCGACAAGTGA